The following are encoded together in the Tripterygium wilfordii isolate XIE 37 chromosome 18, ASM1340144v1, whole genome shotgun sequence genome:
- the LOC119984677 gene encoding WPP domain-interacting protein 1-like, which translates to MDFESECSALESVEDNGVEVATTETVSHGDDGNVRDIMSHVNEAEELGAGESFDGDRLLTPSNVLVEGVGDGVENAISSPRSGSNSLGGTSPATTKGYGLKKWRRIRRDVVKDANGASMDSSKALKRGLPGFGNSSEPLNITSVDIKQNSEGSVRLTNMLTNVSVHDGFVIHGSSMDSRLALGSAFAAGTDSENSEDRSSKSSTAASAPRGRYELPAMLGFAREKNKIKNVSGKGSGTSPQRGQQGKGRVESSKKHRGERIKIEKQNSHSSMESDSRSSNFVFMLGAFSVTSNGTQSRSMNCDGENSDEANASEPLFSEKVQTSYNSPDDVATGSSWADMGEEGENHQPATDQDPLVESVLGLQSVQEALENEIQKFVEIGNYGSIPVESTIIDPDVHESSSLDQFNTVKMRQSASSSYETQILSLTQTVKYLENKLDETKAMLEVKESRVAQLEVILKSAEFRAEQLGSTILLQQKERECELEGLLKQKIEAEIEYLTITSAVKKLRAAAGDQLMLFEKQESLAGEQEQMLNKLGEAESKATMLKKQAEELEKSCEDIRGTEEVLNMQMRVCRVSSCFLIQLMLLLVAFWVLVLQLVPHSGSAIPT; encoded by the exons ATGGATTTCGAAAGCGAATGTTCTGCACTTGAATCCGTCGAAGATAATGGAGTAGAAGTGGCCACCACTGAAACTGTATCTCATGGTGATGATGGTAATGTCAGGGATATTATGTCGCATGTAAATGAGGCTGAGGAGTTGGGTGCTGGTGAAAGTTTTGATGGCGATAGATTGTTGACACCATCTAATGTGCTAGTTGAGGGTGTTGGTGATGGTGTTGAGAATGCCATTAGTTCTCCACGGTCGGGGTCAAATTCGCTTGGTGGCACTTCCCCTGCTACAACAAAAGGGTATGGTTTGAAGAAATGGAGGCGAATTAGGAGAGATGTAGTTAAGGATGCCAATGGTGCCAGTATGGATAGCAGTAAAGCTTTGAAGCGGGGCTTGCCTGGTTTTGGAAATTCTTCTGAACCTCTGAACATTACATCGGTTGATATCAAACAAAATAGTGAGGGTTCTGTTAGACTGACAAACATGTTAACAAATGTCAGTGTTCATGATGGCTTTGTGATCCATGGATCAAGTATGGATTCTAGGTTGGCACTGGGTTCTGCATTTGCGGCAGGTACAGATTCAGAGAATAGTGAGGACCGGAGTAGCAAATCCTCCACAGCAGCCAGTGCTCCAAGGGGCAGGTATGAACTTCCTGCAATGTTGGGGTTTGCACGGGAGAAGAATAAGATTAAGAACGTAAGTGGGAAGGGTTCAGGTACTTCACCTCAAAGGGGTCAGCAGGGGAAGGGACGGGTTGAAAGTAGTAAAAAGCATAGAGGAGAAAGGATCAAAATCGAGAAGCAAAACTCTCATTCTAGCATGGAATCTGACTCGAGAAGCTCCAACTTTGTCTTTATGCTGGGTGCATTTTCTGTAACCAGTAACGGAACACAAAGCAGGTCAATGAATTGTGATGGAGAAAATAGTGATGAAGCTAATGCAAGTGAGCCGCTGTTCAGCGAGAAAGTTCAGACCAGTTACAACTCGCCAGATGATGTAGCCACAGGCTCATCTTGGGCAGATATGGGGGAAGAGGGTGAGAATCACCAGCCTGCAACAGATCAGGATCCCTTGGTCGAGTCTGTTCTTGGTCTGCAATCCGTGCAAGAAGCCCTTGAAAATG AGATACAGAAATTTGTCGAAATTGGAAACTATGGCAGCATACCTGTCGAGTCCACCATCATTGATCCAGATGTCCATGAATCAAGTTCACTTGACCAGTTCAATACTGTAAAGATGAGGCAAAGTGCTTCAAGTTCCTACGAAACTCAGATATTAAGTTTGACACAAACTGTGAAATATTTGGAGAACAAACTGGATGAGACAAAGGCTATGTTGGAGGTGAAGGAGTCCAGGGTTGCTCAACTTGAAGTCATCTTAAAGAGTGCTGAGTTTCGTGCAGAACAATTGGGAAGCACCATACTGCTGCagcagaaagagagagagtgtgagCTTGAGGGTCTCCTCAAGCAAAAGATTGAAGCTGAGATTGAGTATCTGACTATAACAAGTGCAGTAAAGAAGTTGAGAGCTGCTGCAGGTGATCAACTCATGCTCTTTGAGAAACAAGAATCTCTTGCTGGTGAGCAAGAACAAATGCTGAACAAACTTGGGGAAGCTGAAAGCAAAGCAACAATGCTAAAGAAACAAGCTGAAGAGCTGGAAAAAAGTTGTGAAGATATTCGGGGGACTGAAGAGGTTTTAAATATGCAGATGAGGGTCTGTAgggtttcttcttgttttctaaTACAGCTCATGTTACTGTTGGTAGCCTTCTGGGTGTTGGTCTTGCAGTTAGTTCCCCATTCTGGGAGCGCTATACCAACCTAA
- the LOC119984229 gene encoding uncharacterized protein LOC119984229, giving the protein MLSVENPPPDPSCSCQIPHLKSSSDEREASHFPLPEVDLPKPPPPPLNDRTPLSNFSIRDYVFTARSKDIKTNWPFSLKSLQLCFKHGTKDVLPPFQSTDKVRNQSLKRCMVETSGSSDKQKIRNFAGERCWEDNHVVIDSSSNAGLNGQIEEACAAASLCRSGGENDFQSTSVSQSEIESAPINRPLSSLFETDTLLDSPAEVEAVGPPVKRKGENHTQPVKKCRLIVKFGANSDRSSIEDISSSLTTVPETMASKVCPVCKTFSSSSNTTLNAHIDQCLSEEPTPKWTLDSKLTKHRIKPRRMRLMDDIYAMAPHCTLEELDRRNGTRWAVSSGLPAHETEKLERKTEGKKQRVSSVHPEDVGPVYIDANGTKLRILSKSNDIPSSFSKLEANSGPRKSLKSCKGSKLLSMKNKLHAQKHLKYLKHAPESKKYFSHKADGSQIRGNQKQCLGVKISCGEEQLMMKQFKPIDAGSLTQWMCSKRRGFTKKPDDQDSDHPSRWKRRVAQDFPAEDCYQSLGDSSAEKNYVYKFTNLTEDPVASPQTNLGMEKLFYEASVSGTGNREQSPGRTMVGSPLIGYVERTLSPIKEKSNKFSKEATTLHDSFMLSSAGNHISSLSKKSTDSNAGPHNNSGVGSVAIMKSYRSGQAVVPKLLRLSSGKEDALSVSSQHPPSEFPSGTIRKGSAHKKSQAHLLAGVDKKVLTWHSKPGYSGNQAEQLTKEVSQGRRAVLELRQRREAMGNSQRKKAMALNSSRSTSHALGHAEGVHMDGSVKVGKEVVRVVGLESGRDETGIHEDTIIEPSSLVVDVGSVAKSLDKERDKNANYISHHCTDGYEGLLRGAEAPISLNEPCYENKQVMYFAEEVANGMIGPNDRLGAEIDVEQHNYFPEVDPIPIPGPPGSFFAEP; this is encoded by the exons ATGTTATCCGTTGAAAACCCTCCACCAGATCCTTCATGTTCTTGCCAAATTCCTCATCTGAAAAGTTCAAGTGATGAGAGGGAAGCTTCTCATTTTCCCTTGCCAGAGGTAGATCTGCCTAAGCCGCCACCACCACCCCTTAATGATCGTACCCCACTTTCTAATTTCTCTATAAG GGATTATGTTTTTACTGCCCGGAGCAAGGATATCAAGACCAACTGGCCTTTTTCTCTGAAGAGTTTGCAACTTTGTTTCAAACATGGAACCAAGGATGTATTGCCACCATTTCAATCAACTGACAAGGTGAGGAATCAATCATTAAAGAGATGCATGGTTGAAACTAGTGGTTCGTCTGATAAGCAAAAGATTAGGAACTTTGCTGGAGAAAGGTGTTGGGAGGACAATCACGTGGTGATAGACTCTTCTAGTAATGCTGGATTGAACGGTCAGATAGAAGAAGCTTGTGCGGCTGCAAGTTTGTGTAGATCTGGGGGAGAAAATGATTTCCAATCAACAAGTGTTTCTCAATCTGAAATAGAGTCAGCTCCTATTAACAGACCATTGAGTTCATTGTTCGAAACTGATACTTTGTTGGACTCCCCAGCTGAAGTTGAGGCTGTTGGTCCTCCAGTTAAGCGCAAGGGTGAAAACCATACTCAACCAGTGAAGAAGTGCAGATTGATAGTGAAATTTGGTGCCAATTCTGATCGCAGTTCCATTGAAGATATCAGCTCTAGCTTAACCACTGTACCAGAAACAATGGCTTCTAAAGTTTGCCCTGTTTGCAAaacattttcatcttcttcaaacACGACCTTGAATGCTCACATTGATCAGTGCCTTTCTGAAGAGCCAACCCCCAAGTGGACATTGGATTCTAAGCTAACGAAGCATAGAATCAAGCCAAGGAGGATGAGACTTATGGATGATATTTATGCTATGGCGCCTCATTGTACGTTGGAAGAGCTTGACAGAAGAAATGGCACAAGGTGGGCTGTATCTTCAGGTTTGCCTGCTCATGAAACTGAGAAGCTCGAGAGAAAAACTGAAGGGAAAAAACAAAGGGTATCATCGGTTCATCCTGAGGATGTTGGTCCCGTTTATATCGATGCCAATGGCACCAAGCTTCGAATTTTGTCAAAATCTAATGATataccttcttccttctcaaaATTAGAGGCAAATTCTGGACCAAGGAAATCTTTGAAGAGTTGTAAAGGAAGCAAGTTGCTTTCAATGAAAAATAAGCTCCATGCACAGAAACATCTCAAGTATCTGAAACATGCTCCTGAAAGCAAAAAATATTTCTCCCACAAGGCCGATGGTTCTCAG ATTCGTGGGAATCAGAAACAGTGTCTTGGAGTGAAAATAAGCTGTGGGGAAGAACAACTAATGATGAAGCAATTCAAACCCATTGATGCTGGGAGTCTAACGCAATGGATGTGTTCCAAGCGAAGAGGTTTTACAAAGAAACCTGATGATCAAGACAGCGACCATCCTTCAAGATGGAAAAGGCGTGTTGCCCAGGATTTTCCAGCTGAGGATTGTTACCAGTCTCTAGGTGATTCTTCTGCAGAGAAGAATTATGTGTATAAATTTACAAATCTGACCGAGGATCCAGTTGCTTCTCCTCAAACCAATTTGGGAATGGAGAAACTATTTTATGAAGCTTCTGTTAGTGGCACTGGCAATAGAGAGCAGTCTCCTGGAAGGACAATGGTGGGAAGTCCCTTAATTGGATATGTGGAGAGGACGTTATCTCCCATTAAAGAAAAATCGAATAAGTTCAGCAAGGAAGCCACCACTTTACATGATAGCTTCATGTTAAGCTCTGCAGGAAATCATATATCTTCACTGAGCAAGAAGTCAACAGATTCCAACGCTGGTCCACACAATAATTCTGGTGTTGGTTCAGTTGCTATCATGAAATCATACAGGAGTGGTCAAGCAGTTGTTCCTAAACTTTTGAGGTTATCCTCCGGCAAGGAAGATGCCTTGTCTGTGAGCAGCCAGCACCCTCCCAGTGAATTTCCATCTGGCACAATTAGGAAAGGTTCTGCCCATAAGAAATCGCAGGCACATTTACTGGCAGGAGTAGACAAAAAGGTACTGACTTGGCATTCAAAGCCAGGTTATAGTGGAAATCAAGCTGAACAGCTCACAAAAGAAGTGTCTCAGGGGAGAAGGGCTGTACTGGAACTTCGACAACGTAGAGAGGCAATGGGAAATTCTCAAAGAAAAAAAGCCATGGCACTGAATAGCTCAAGATCCACATCTCATGCTCTTGGTCATGCTGAAGGGGTACACATGGATGGTTCTGTTAAAGTTGGTAAAGAAGTTGTAAGAGTTGTTGGTCTTGAATCTGGTAGAGATGAGACTGGGATCCATGAGGACACTATCATTGAACCATCATCCTTGGTAGTTGATGTGGGAAGTGTTGCTAAATCTCTAGATAAAGAACGTGACAAGAACGCCAACTACATTTCTCACCATTGCACTGATGGTTATGAGGGCCTTTTACGTGGGGCTGAAGCACCAATTAGTCTGAACGAGCCATGTTACGAGAACAAACAAGTGATGTATTTTGCTGAAGAAGTGGCAAATGGCATGATTGGACCAAATGATCGTTTGGGGGCAGAAATAGATGTTGAGCAACATAACTATTTTCCTGAGGTTGATCCAATACCTATACCAGGACCACCAGGATCATTTTTTGCCGAGCCCTAG